Proteins encoded within one genomic window of Citrobacter amalonaticus Y19:
- the modB gene encoding molybdate ABC transporter permease subunit, translating to MILTDPEWQAVLLSLKVSSLAVLFSLPFGIFFAWLLVRCTFPGKALLDSVLHLPLVLPPVVVGYLLLVSMGRRGFIGQWLYDWFGITFAFSWRGAVLAAAVMSFPLMVRAIRLALEGVDIKLEQAARTLGAGRWRVFFTITLPLTLPGIIVGTVLAFARSLGEFGATITFVSNIPGETRTIPSAMYTLIQTPGGESAAARLCLISIVLALISLLISEWLARLSRERTGR from the coding sequence ATGATATTGACCGATCCCGAATGGCAGGCCGTTCTCCTGAGCCTGAAAGTGTCTTCCCTGGCCGTGCTGTTTAGTTTGCCGTTTGGGATCTTCTTTGCCTGGCTGCTGGTGCGCTGCACCTTCCCAGGCAAAGCCTTATTAGATAGCGTGCTGCATCTGCCGCTGGTGTTACCGCCGGTAGTGGTCGGTTATCTGCTGCTGGTCTCAATGGGACGGCGTGGATTTATCGGTCAGTGGCTGTACGACTGGTTTGGCATTACTTTTGCCTTCAGCTGGCGCGGCGCGGTACTGGCGGCGGCAGTGATGTCTTTCCCGCTGATGGTGCGCGCCATCCGGCTGGCGCTGGAAGGGGTGGACATCAAGCTGGAGCAAGCCGCCCGTACGCTGGGCGCGGGACGCTGGCGCGTCTTCTTCACCATTACACTTCCGCTGACGCTGCCTGGCATTATTGTCGGGACGGTGCTGGCGTTTGCCCGCTCGCTCGGCGAGTTTGGCGCCACAATTACCTTTGTCTCCAACATTCCCGGAGAAACGCGCACCATTCCTTCGGCGATGTATACCCTGATCCAGACGCCGGGCGGTGAAAGCGCGGCGGCGCGACTGTGCCTTATCTCCATCGTACTGGCGCTGATTTCACTGTTGATTTCTGAATGGCTGGCGCGACTCAGCCGCGAACGGACGGGGCGATAA
- the modC gene encoding molybdenum ABC transporter ATP-binding protein ModC, which translates to MLELNFSQTLGTHCVTLNETLPASGITAIFGVSGSGKTSLINAISGLTRPQKGRIVLNGRVLNDTEKHICLTPEKRRVGYVFQDARLFPHYKVRGNLRYGMAKSMAGQFDKLVALLGIEPLLDRLPGGLSGGEKQRVAIGRALLTAPELLLLDEPLASLDIPRKRELLPYLQRLAREINIPMLYVSHSLDEILHLADNVMVLEDGQVKAFGALEEVWSSSVMHPWLPKEQQSSILKVSVLEHHPHYAMTALALGDQHLWVNKLNEPLQASLRIRIQASDVSLVLQPPQQTSIRNILRAKVTHCYDDNGQVEVQLEVGGKTLWARISPWARDELGIKPGLWLYVQIKSVSITA; encoded by the coding sequence ATGCTGGAACTCAACTTCTCTCAGACGCTGGGCACCCATTGTGTGACGCTCAACGAAACGCTGCCCGCCAGCGGTATCACCGCGATTTTTGGCGTCTCCGGTTCCGGAAAAACCTCGCTCATCAATGCTATCAGTGGCCTGACGCGACCGCAGAAAGGGCGCATTGTGCTCAACGGACGGGTGCTGAACGACACGGAAAAACATATTTGTCTGACGCCGGAAAAACGTCGGGTAGGCTACGTTTTTCAGGATGCGCGCCTGTTCCCGCATTATAAAGTGCGCGGCAATCTGCGTTACGGCATGGCGAAAAGTATGGCCGGTCAGTTTGATAAGCTGGTGGCGCTGTTAGGTATTGAGCCCCTGCTCGACAGATTGCCGGGCGGCCTCTCCGGCGGTGAAAAACAGCGTGTGGCGATTGGTCGGGCGCTGCTGACTGCGCCGGAACTGCTGCTGCTGGATGAACCGCTCGCCTCGCTGGATATTCCGCGTAAGCGCGAACTGTTGCCCTATCTGCAACGTCTGGCGCGGGAGATCAATATTCCTATGCTCTATGTCAGCCACTCGCTCGACGAAATTCTCCATCTGGCCGATAACGTGATGGTACTGGAAGACGGTCAGGTGAAGGCGTTTGGCGCGCTGGAAGAGGTCTGGAGCAGCAGCGTGATGCATCCGTGGCTGCCGAAAGAACAACAGAGCAGTATCCTGAAAGTGAGTGTGCTGGAGCACCATCCGCATTACGCGATGACGGCACTGGCGCTGGGCGACCAGCATTTGTGGGTCAATAAGCTCAATGAGCCGCTACAAGCCTCGCTGCGCATTCGTATTCAGGCGTCGGATGTTTCGCTGGTACTGCAACCGCCGCAGCAGACCAGCATCCGCAATATCCTGCGCGCGAAGGTGACCCACTGCTACGACGATAACGGGCAGGTGGAAGTTCAGCTTGAGGTGGGGGGCAAAACATTGTGGGCGCGCATAAGCCCGTGGGCCAGGGATGAACTGGGGATCAAACCTGGCCTCTGGCTGTACGTGCAGATTAAGAGCGTATCCATCACCGCCTGA
- a CDS encoding pyridoxal phosphatase yields MTARVIALDLDGTLLTPQKTLLPSSVEALSRARAAGYQLIIVTGRHHVAIHPFYQALALDTPAICCNGTYLYDYHAKNVLAADPLPVDQALQLITLLEAHQVHGLMYVDDAMLYEHPTGHVIRTSNWAQTLPPEQRPVFTQVPSLAQAARDVDAVWKFALTDDDIPKLQQFGKHVEQQLGLECEWSWHDQVDIARQGNSKGKRLTQWVESQGGSMENVIAFGDNYNDISMLEAAGTGVAMGNADDEIKARANVVIGDNTTDSIAKFIYSQLL; encoded by the coding sequence ATGACCGCTCGCGTGATTGCCCTGGATTTAGATGGAACCCTGCTGACCCCGCAAAAGACCCTGCTCCCCTCGTCTGTCGAAGCGCTGTCACGCGCCAGAGCGGCAGGATACCAACTTATCATCGTCACCGGGCGTCATCACGTCGCGATTCATCCTTTTTATCAGGCACTGGCGCTGGATACACCTGCAATTTGCTGTAATGGCACCTATTTGTATGATTATCACGCAAAAAACGTTCTTGCGGCCGATCCTCTGCCGGTTGACCAGGCGCTACAGCTTATTACGCTGCTGGAAGCGCATCAGGTTCATGGTCTGATGTATGTCGATGACGCCATGCTGTATGAGCATCCGACCGGCCATGTCATTCGCACATCAAACTGGGCGCAGACGCTGCCGCCGGAACAGCGTCCGGTCTTCACTCAGGTGCCTTCACTGGCGCAGGCGGCGCGCGATGTCGATGCGGTATGGAAATTCGCCCTGACAGACGACGATATTCCTAAACTGCAGCAATTTGGCAAGCATGTCGAACAGCAACTGGGCCTTGAGTGCGAATGGTCGTGGCACGATCAGGTCGATATTGCCCGTCAGGGTAACAGCAAGGGCAAACGCCTGACCCAGTGGGTCGAATCTCAGGGCGGGTCGATGGAAAACGTAATTGCCTTCGGGGATAACTACAACGACATCAGCATGCTGGAAGCGGCCGGTACCGGCGTGGCGATGGGCAATGCTGACGACGAAATCAAAGCGCGCGCTAACGTTGTCATCGGCGACAACACCACCGACAGCATTGCGAAATTCATTTATAGCCAACTGCTGTGA
- the pgl gene encoding 6-phosphogluconolactonase, giving the protein MKQTVYTASPESQQIHVWSLSHDGALKLVQVVDVPGQVQPMVVSPDKRYLYVGVRPEFRVLAYRIAPDDGALTFAAESALPGSPTHISTDHHGRFVFVGSYNAGNVSVTRLEDGLPVGLVDVVEGMDGCHSANISPDNRTLWVPTLKQDRICLFTLSDDGKLVAQDPAEVTTVEGAGPRHMAFHPNQQYAYCVNELNSSVDVWELKDPHGDIECVQTLDMMPADFSDTRWAADIHITPDGRHLYACDRTASLITVFSVSEDGSVLTKEGFQPTETQPRGFNVDHSGKYLIAAGQKSHHIAVYEIAGEQGLLTEKGRYAVGQGPMWVVVNAY; this is encoded by the coding sequence ATGAAGCAAACCGTTTATACCGCCAGCCCTGAAAGCCAACAGATCCATGTCTGGAGCCTGAGTCATGATGGCGCGTTGAAGCTGGTACAGGTGGTTGATGTGCCCGGGCAGGTTCAGCCGATGGTGGTCAGCCCGGATAAACGTTATCTCTACGTGGGCGTGCGTCCTGAATTCCGCGTGCTGGCTTACCGGATTGCGCCGGATGACGGTGCGCTGACGTTTGCCGCAGAATCCGCACTGCCGGGCAGCCCAACGCATATTTCAACCGATCATCATGGGCGTTTCGTTTTTGTCGGCTCCTATAATGCGGGCAACGTCAGCGTGACCCGTCTGGAAGACGGCCTGCCGGTCGGGCTTGTGGATGTAGTGGAAGGGATGGATGGCTGTCACTCTGCCAATATCTCCCCGGACAACCGCACCCTGTGGGTACCGACGTTGAAGCAGGATCGTATCTGCCTGTTTACCCTCAGCGATGACGGTAAGCTGGTGGCACAAGATCCAGCGGAAGTGACCACCGTTGAAGGGGCTGGTCCGCGCCATATGGCGTTCCATCCGAATCAGCAATATGCGTACTGTGTCAACGAGCTCAACAGCTCTGTGGATGTCTGGGAGCTGAAAGACCCACACGGCGACATCGAATGCGTGCAAACGCTGGATATGATGCCGGCTGATTTCTCTGACACCCGCTGGGCGGCGGACATTCACATCACGCCTGATGGTCGTCATCTGTACGCCTGTGACCGTACTGCCAGCCTGATTACCGTATTCAGCGTTTCAGAAGATGGCAGCGTGCTGACCAAAGAGGGCTTCCAGCCAACCGAAACGCAGCCGCGCGGTTTCAACGTTGACCATAGTGGGAAATACCTGATTGCCGCCGGGCAGAAGTCACACCATATCGCGGTGTACGAGATTGCCGGTGAGCAGGGATTGTTAACGGAGAAGGGACGTTATGCGGTAGGCCAGGGCCCGATGTGGGTGGTGGTTAACGCGTATTAA
- a CDS encoding putative acyl-CoA thioester hydrolase, whose translation MNTSSVSRLALALAFGVTLTACSSTPPDQIPSDQTAPGTSSRPILSANEAQNFVAKNYFSSLTPNTAPWTPSSITLPAQPDFVVGPAGTQGVTHTTIQAAVDAAITTRTNKRQYIAIMPGEYQGTVYIPAAPGSLTLYGTGEKPLDVKIGAAIDGEMSTADWRHTVNPSGKYMPGKPAWYMFDNCQNKRGANIGVMCSAVLWSQNNGLQLQNLTVENNLGDSVDAGNHPAVALRTDGDKVQINNVNILGRQNTFFVTNSGVQNRLENDRQPRTLVTNSYIEGDVDMVSGRGAVVFDNTDFRVVNSRTQQEAYVFAPATLSNIYYGFLATNSRFTAAGDGVAQLGRALDVDSNTNGQVVIRDSVINEGFNLAQPWADAVISKRPFAGNTGAKDDKGETQRNLNDTNFNRMWEYNNRGVGSKVVAAPKQ comes from the coding sequence GTGAACACATCATCAGTTTCCCGTCTGGCGCTGGCACTGGCTTTTGGCGTGACGCTGACCGCCTGTAGCTCTACCCCGCCGGATCAAATTCCTTCCGATCAAACCGCGCCAGGAACCTCCTCGCGCCCCATTTTGTCGGCGAATGAAGCGCAGAATTTTGTCGCTAAAAACTATTTTTCTTCCCTGACGCCAAACACCGCGCCATGGACACCGTCCTCAATCACTCTGCCTGCTCAGCCTGACTTTGTGGTCGGCCCGGCCGGTACGCAGGGCGTGACCCACACCACCATTCAGGCAGCGGTGGATGCGGCGATCACCACGCGCACCAACAAACGTCAGTACATTGCCATTATGCCAGGTGAATATCAGGGAACCGTCTATATCCCTGCCGCACCCGGCAGCCTGACGCTGTACGGAACGGGTGAGAAACCGTTAGACGTGAAGATTGGCGCGGCGATCGACGGTGAAATGAGCACCGCGGACTGGCGTCATACGGTAAACCCGAGCGGGAAATATATGCCTGGCAAACCGGCCTGGTACATGTTTGACAACTGCCAGAACAAACGCGGCGCGAACATTGGCGTGATGTGTTCAGCCGTACTGTGGTCACAGAACAATGGCCTGCAGTTGCAGAACCTGACCGTTGAAAACAATCTCGGCGACAGCGTGGATGCGGGTAACCACCCGGCCGTTGCGCTGCGTACCGACGGTGACAAAGTTCAGATCAACAATGTGAACATTCTGGGCCGCCAGAACACCTTCTTTGTGACCAACAGCGGCGTGCAGAACCGTCTGGAAAATGACCGTCAGCCGCGCACCCTGGTCACCAACAGCTATATCGAAGGGGATGTGGATATGGTTTCCGGGCGCGGCGCAGTGGTGTTTGATAACACCGACTTCCGCGTGGTGAACTCCCGCACTCAACAGGAAGCGTACGTCTTCGCACCGGCAACGCTGTCGAACATTTACTACGGTTTCCTCGCCACCAACAGCCGCTTCACCGCCGCTGGTGACGGCGTGGCGCAACTGGGTCGCGCACTGGATGTCGACAGCAACACCAACGGTCAGGTCGTGATCCGCGATAGCGTGATTAACGAAGGCTTTAACCTGGCGCAGCCGTGGGCTGACGCGGTGATCTCGAAGCGTCCTTTCGCGGGCAATACCGGCGCGAAGGATGATAAAGGCGAAACCCAGCGTAACCTGAACGACACCAACTTCAACCGCATGTGGGAATACAATAACCGCGGTGTGGGCAGCAAAGTGGTGGCGGCACCGAAGCAGTAA
- the hutI gene encoding imidazolonepropionase yields the protein MQHLLPDDTLWRNLRLATLDPELPTPYGMLDHHALIIREGRVLAIVPETSLPTAHANSHDLQGRLVTPGLIDCHTHLVFGGNRASEWEQRLNGVSYQQISAQGGGINATVSATRAATQETLFASAQARIARLMREGVTLLEVKSGYGLNVAAEEKMLRVAARLAEENHIEISSTLLAAHAVPAEYRDNPDGYITYVCETILPQLWEKGLFEAVDLFCESVGFTLAQSERVLRAAQAAGIPVKGHVEQLSLLGGTQLVSRYHGLSADHIEYLDEAGVAAMRHSGTVGVLLPGAFYFLKETQRPPVELLRRYQIPMAVATDFNPGTSPFISLHLAMNMACVQFGLTPEEAWAGVTRHAAQALGRQTTHGQLKAGYVADFNVWDAQNPVEILYEPGRNPLYQRIFRGEIT from the coding sequence ATGCAACACCTGTTACCCGATGATACGCTCTGGCGAAATCTCCGTCTGGCAACGCTCGACCCGGAGCTGCCGACGCCGTATGGCATGCTGGACCATCATGCGTTGATTATCCGCGAGGGGCGCGTGCTGGCAATTGTACCGGAGACTTCACTCCCGACAGCGCACGCTAATTCGCATGACCTGCAGGGGCGTCTGGTGACGCCCGGACTGATTGACTGCCACACGCATCTGGTGTTTGGCGGCAACCGCGCCAGCGAGTGGGAGCAACGGTTGAACGGTGTCTCTTACCAGCAGATCAGTGCGCAAGGCGGCGGTATTAACGCGACCGTGTCGGCGACGCGTGCCGCGACGCAGGAGACGCTCTTTGCCTCTGCACAGGCGCGGATCGCACGTCTGATGCGCGAGGGGGTGACCCTGCTGGAAGTGAAATCCGGCTACGGTCTGAATGTGGCAGCAGAAGAAAAGATGCTGCGCGTGGCCGCCCGCCTGGCTGAAGAAAATCACATTGAGATAAGCTCCACGCTGCTGGCGGCGCATGCCGTACCGGCTGAATACCGGGACAATCCTGACGGCTATATCACCTATGTCTGCGAAACGATACTGCCGCAGCTATGGGAAAAGGGGTTGTTTGAAGCAGTCGATCTGTTCTGCGAGAGCGTAGGGTTCACCCTGGCCCAGAGCGAGCGGGTACTGCGCGCGGCACAGGCGGCGGGCATCCCGGTCAAAGGACACGTTGAGCAATTGTCTCTGCTTGGCGGGACGCAACTGGTCAGTCGCTATCACGGACTTTCTGCCGATCACATTGAATATCTTGATGAAGCGGGCGTGGCGGCGATGCGTCACAGCGGCACCGTTGGCGTACTACTACCGGGAGCGTTCTATTTCCTGAAAGAGACACAGCGTCCGCCCGTTGAATTGCTGCGCCGCTACCAGATCCCGATGGCGGTGGCGACCGATTTCAACCCCGGCACCAGTCCCTTTATCAGCCTGCATCTGGCAATGAACATGGCCTGCGTTCAGTTTGGACTGACGCCGGAAGAGGCGTGGGCGGGCGTCACCCGTCATGCCGCTCAGGCGCTGGGACGCCAGACGACGCACGGACAACTGAAAGCGGGCTACGTTGCCGATTTTAACGTCTGGGATGCGCAAAACCCGGTGGAGATCCTCTATGAGCCTGGGCGCAACCCGCTGTATCAACGCATATTTCGAGGAGAAATCACATGA
- the hutG gene encoding formimidoylglutamase, whose amino-acid sequence MTQWEAAAPELWQGRDDSGEAANALRLFQTTARSLTFSPEHYRDKIALLGFACDEGVKRNQGRPGAAGAPDALRCALANLASHAGHERLVDMGNLLAPTADLEGAQQALRDAVSRCHQAGMRTFVLGGGHETAFGHGAGIFDAFPGERVGIINLDAHLDLRNAGRATSGTPFRQLAQLCDQQQREFRYACIGVSRAANTQALWDEAQQRNVLVVEDLQCSEADARLAAFISEVDKLYLTVDLDVLPVAEMPAVSAPAALGVPLATLLKLIEPICRSGKLQAVDMVEFNPRFDNDGRSARVAARLGWQIAHWWQ is encoded by the coding sequence ATGACGCAATGGGAAGCCGCTGCCCCTGAACTGTGGCAGGGGCGAGATGACAGCGGTGAAGCCGCAAACGCGCTGCGTCTGTTTCAGACCACAGCGCGCAGCCTGACGTTTTCGCCAGAGCATTATCGCGACAAGATAGCCCTGCTCGGCTTTGCCTGCGATGAGGGGGTCAAGCGTAATCAAGGGCGTCCCGGTGCCGCCGGCGCGCCGGACGCGCTGCGTTGCGCGCTGGCTAATCTGGCGAGCCACGCGGGGCATGAGCGACTGGTGGATATGGGGAATCTGCTGGCCCCGACGGCGGATCTGGAAGGGGCGCAACAGGCGCTGCGCGATGCGGTCTCTCGATGCCATCAGGCCGGGATGCGCACCTTCGTGCTTGGCGGCGGGCATGAAACGGCATTCGGCCACGGGGCAGGCATTTTCGATGCGTTCCCCGGCGAGCGGGTAGGGATCATTAACCTCGACGCACATCTGGATCTGCGTAACGCCGGGCGGGCGACCTCCGGCACGCCGTTTCGCCAACTGGCGCAGCTTTGCGACCAGCAGCAGCGCGAGTTTCGCTATGCCTGCATCGGCGTGAGTCGGGCGGCAAATACCCAGGCGCTGTGGGATGAGGCGCAACAGCGTAACGTGCTGGTGGTTGAAGATTTGCAGTGCAGCGAAGCTGATGCCCGGCTGGCGGCGTTTATCAGCGAGGTGGATAAACTCTATCTGACTGTCGATCTCGACGTGCTGCCTGTTGCCGAGATGCCCGCGGTATCGGCGCCTGCGGCGCTGGGCGTGCCGTTGGCGACCCTGCTGAAATTGATTGAACCCATTTGCCGCAGCGGTAAGCTCCAGGCGGTGGATATGGTTGAATTTAATCCTCGCTTTGATAATGATGGCAGGTCGGCACGCGTGGCTGCGCGGCTTGGCTGGCAAATCGCCCACTGGTGGCAGTAA
- a CDS encoding histidine utilization repressor has translation MTLSRPRSAPAPFYETVKREISEKIASGVWQPHDRIPSEAELVAQYGFSRMTINRALRELTDEGMLVRLQGVGTFVAEPKGQSALFEIRSIADEIASRAHRHHCEVLILEKKPANARQAAVLKVSEGTAIFHSVMVHFENDQPVQIEDRCVNADIVPEYLAQDYSQTTPHAYLSLIAPLTEGEHIVEAVRATAQECALLDIGETDPCLLIRRTTWSATQIVSHARLLFPGSRYRLQGHFSS, from the coding sequence ATGACACTCTCTCGCCCTCGTTCTGCTCCCGCGCCGTTTTATGAGACGGTAAAACGCGAGATTAGCGAAAAGATCGCCAGCGGCGTCTGGCAGCCGCACGATCGTATTCCGTCGGAGGCGGAGCTGGTGGCGCAGTACGGCTTCAGTCGGATGACCATCAACCGGGCGCTGCGTGAACTGACCGACGAAGGGATGCTGGTGCGTCTGCAGGGGGTGGGAACCTTTGTTGCAGAGCCGAAAGGCCAGTCCGCGCTGTTTGAAATTCGCAGTATTGCCGACGAAATTGCCTCACGGGCGCATCGGCATCACTGCGAGGTGTTGATTCTGGAAAAAAAACCGGCCAATGCGCGACAGGCGGCGGTGCTGAAGGTCAGTGAAGGCACGGCGATTTTCCATTCTGTGATGGTGCATTTTGAAAACGACCAGCCGGTACAGATAGAAGATCGCTGTGTGAATGCCGACATCGTCCCGGAGTATCTGGCGCAGGATTACAGCCAGACCACGCCGCATGCCTACCTGTCGTTGATTGCGCCGCTGACGGAAGGGGAGCACATCGTTGAAGCGGTGCGCGCCACGGCGCAAGAGTGCGCCTTACTGGATATCGGCGAGACCGATCCTTGTCTGCTCATTCGTCGTACCACCTGGTCCGCCACGCAGATTGTTTCCCATGCGCGACTGCTCTTCCCGGGGTCTCGCTACCGGTTGCAGGGCCATTTCTCCTCCTGA
- the hutU gene encoding urocanate hydratase, translated as MSHSKYRQQDIRAPRGTTLTAKSWLTEAPLRMLMNNLDPDVAENPHELVVYGGIGRAARNWECYDAIVNALTQLEADETLLVQSGKPVGVFRTHQNAPRVLIANSNLVPHWATWEHFNELDAKGLAMYGQMTAGSWIYIGSQGIVQGTYETFVEAGRQHYDGNLRGRWVLTAGLGGMGGAQPLAATLAGACSLNIECQQSRIDFRLRTRYVDEQATSLDDALARIEKYTREGKAVSIALCANAADIVPELVKRGVRPDMVTDQTSAHDPLHGYLPSGWDWETYQQKALSDPQGTVEAAKRSMAKHVEAMLAFNDMGVPTFDYGNNIRQMAKEMGVENAFAFPGFVPAYIRPLFCRGIGPFRWVALSGDPQDIYKTDAKVKEIVADDEHLHHWLDMARERINFQGLPARICWVGLEWRQKLGLAFNEMVRSGEVSAPIVIGRDHLDSGSVASPNRETEAMRDGSDAVSDWPLLNALLNTASGATWVSLHHGGGVGMGFSQHAGMVIVCDGSDEAAERIARVLHNDPATGVMRHADAGYDIAVECAVEQGLNLPMVAATQGKR; from the coding sequence ATGTCTCATAGCAAGTATCGCCAGCAAGATATCCGCGCCCCGCGAGGGACAACGCTGACGGCCAAATCCTGGCTGACCGAAGCGCCGCTGCGCATGTTAATGAATAACCTGGATCCCGACGTCGCCGAAAACCCGCATGAGCTGGTGGTGTACGGCGGTATAGGACGCGCGGCACGTAACTGGGAATGCTATGACGCGATTGTCAACGCCCTGACCCAACTGGAAGCGGATGAAACGCTGCTGGTCCAGTCCGGTAAACCGGTTGGCGTATTCAGAACCCATCAGAACGCCCCGCGCGTGCTTATTGCCAACTCTAACCTCGTACCGCACTGGGCGACCTGGGAGCATTTCAACGAACTGGATGCGAAAGGGCTGGCGATGTACGGCCAGATGACGGCCGGAAGCTGGATCTATATCGGCAGTCAGGGGATCGTGCAGGGCACCTATGAAACGTTCGTCGAAGCGGGACGCCAGCACTACGACGGCAATCTGCGCGGACGCTGGGTGTTAACCGCCGGGCTCGGTGGCATGGGGGGCGCGCAGCCGTTGGCGGCAACGCTGGCTGGCGCCTGTTCTCTGAACATTGAATGTCAGCAGAGCCGCATCGATTTCCGTCTGCGCACCCGCTATGTCGATGAACAGGCGACGTCTCTCGATGACGCGCTGGCGCGCATCGAAAAATATACCCGCGAAGGCAAAGCCGTCTCGATTGCCCTGTGCGCCAATGCGGCGGACATCGTGCCCGAGCTGGTGAAGCGCGGCGTACGCCCGGACATGGTCACCGACCAGACCAGCGCCCACGATCCCTTGCATGGTTATCTGCCTTCCGGCTGGGACTGGGAGACCTATCAGCAGAAAGCGCTCTCCGATCCGCAGGGAACCGTAGAGGCGGCGAAGCGCTCGATGGCGAAACACGTCGAGGCCATGCTGGCGTTCAACGACATGGGCGTACCCACGTTCGATTACGGCAACAATATCCGCCAGATGGCAAAAGAGATGGGTGTGGAAAACGCCTTTGCCTTTCCTGGCTTCGTACCGGCCTATATTCGCCCGCTGTTCTGTCGCGGCATCGGGCCGTTCCGCTGGGTGGCGCTTTCCGGTGATCCTCAGGATATTTATAAAACCGATGCCAAAGTGAAAGAGATTGTGGCGGATGACGAGCACCTCCACCATTGGCTGGACATGGCGCGGGAGCGAATTAATTTCCAGGGGCTGCCAGCGCGTATCTGCTGGGTGGGTCTCGAATGGCGGCAAAAACTCGGCCTGGCGTTCAACGAAATGGTGCGCAGTGGTGAAGTGTCTGCACCTATTGTGATCGGTCGCGACCATCTGGATTCTGGCTCTGTCGCCAGCCCGAACCGCGAAACCGAGGCGATGCGCGACGGCTCTGATGCGGTGTCCGACTGGCCGCTGCTCAATGCCCTGCTCAACACGGCGAGCGGAGCCACCTGGGTATCGTTGCATCACGGCGGTGGCGTAGGAATGGGCTTCTCGCAGCACGCCGGGATGGTCATTGTCTGCGACGGCAGCGATGAAGCGGCCGAGCGAATTGCCCGGGTACTGCATAACGATCCGGCGACCGGCGTGATGCGTCATGCGGATGCAGGTTATGACATCGCCGTGGAGTGCGCTGTGGAACAAGGTCTGAATCTACCGATGGTTGCGGCAACGCAGGGGAAACGCTGA